A region from the Papaver somniferum cultivar HN1 unplaced genomic scaffold, ASM357369v1 unplaced-scaffold_125, whole genome shotgun sequence genome encodes:
- the LOC113331516 gene encoding transcription factor BHLH089-like, with the protein MDPTSMMNDPISLSEIWPFHGQINSGGESTAGVLDVRRGGGYGGGQNLSGFGEIGASLDDSTVTEQISGRSGGGRKKRRGGELASLSEDESKLVSTSSGNEMNDFDGKLPKVSESRNGGSKTEGEESSGFGNKPAESTQPSEPPPKQDYIHVRARRGQATDSHSLAERARREKISERMKILQDLVPGCNKVIGKALVLDEIINYIQSLQRQVEFLSMKLEAVNSRVAPSNDGYPPRDASQNMTYDAGMAFVAQAGSEFGPGSASEWLHMQVGGGFERAAQTKGFE; encoded by the exons ATGGATCCTACCAGTATGATGAATGATCCTATTAGTTTATCTGAGATTTGGCCTTTTCATGGTCAGATTAATAGTGGTGGTGAATCTACTGCTGGTGTATTAGATGTTAGGAGAGGTGGTGGGTATGGAGGAGGACAGAATTTAAGTGGGTTTGGAGAAATTGGGGCTTCACTTGATGACTCTACTGTTACTGAACAAATTAGTGGGAGAAGTGGTGGTGGTAGAAAAAAGAGGAGAGGAGGAGAATTAGCCTCTCTATCTGAAGATGAATCTAAGCTTGTTTCTACCAGCAGTGGCAATGAAATG AATGATTTTGATGGCAAACTTCCAAAAGTTTCGGAATCAAGAAATGGTGGTTCAAAAACTGAAGGAGAGGAGAGTTCAGGGTTCGGCAATAAGCCAGCTGAAAGTACGCAACCCTCGGAACCACCGCCTAAACAGGACTATATCCATGTGCGAGCGAGAAGGGGGCAAGCTACTGACAGTCACAGTCTAGCTGAAAGA GCTAGAAGAGAAAAGATTAGTGAGAGGATGAAGATTCTTCAAGATTTGGTTCCTGGATGTAATAAG GTTATCGGTAAAGCACTGGTCCTTGATGAGATAATTAATTACATCCAATCACTACAGCGTCAGGTTGAG TTCCTTTCAATGAAGCTTGAAGCCGTTAACTCAAGAGTCGCTCCCTCTAATGATGGTTATCCTCCCAGAGATGCAAGTCAAAATATG ACATATGACGCTGGAATGGCGTTTGTTGCACAAGCAGGTAGTGAGTTTGGCCCAGGATCAGCATCAGAATGGCTGCATATGCAGGTTGGGGGTGGTTTTGAAAGAGCAGCACAGACCAAAGGTTTTGAATGA